One Pogoniulus pusillus isolate bPogPus1 chromosome 22, bPogPus1.pri, whole genome shotgun sequence DNA segment encodes these proteins:
- the LOC135185089 gene encoding protocadherin gamma-B5-like isoform X16, whose product MEARHAVIQTWSPVWWPAAGRVLLLTAVLLGLCCRATPEPIRYSIPEELSRGSLVGPLARDLGLSPAELPARKLRLTSAAKRQLQYFTVSEESGELYVSERLDREEMCGEALTCSVRFEALVDNPLNVFHVEVAIQDVNDNSPTFLRDNFHLEMNELTSPGARFVVGPAKDADVGSNSLQSYELEVNKYFDVEMKEKQDGSKLAELVLRQPLDRESEQSLRLVLTALDGGDPPRSGTAQLCINVTDANDNAPVFAQHRYRVSLQENASPGSVVMNVMATDADAGTNALITYGFGEMPAELLRLFVMDAESGIITLQGKLDFEQTRGYTLLVEARDGGGLVTHCEVELEVMDVNDNAPEITVLSVSSPVPEDAPAGSIVALVNVKDPDSGENGQVQCELSGEAPLSLVSSSGGSYKVVTASALDREQAAEHRVTLVARDRGSPALSSSAELVLEVSDVNDNAPVFEEEVYSAYVEENNAAGAQVLRVLARDADAGANGRVSYWLEGGSAGEAPPPVSVEARSGAVYAQRSFDYEQCREFAVAVRAQDGGVPARSSTATVRIFVLDRNDNAPRVLWPTTAAASGGETAPFEVVPRSAEAGYLVAKVVAVDADAGRNAWLSYELVQAAEPALFRLGLHSGEVRTARAVSERDAGKQRLVALVKDHGQPALSATATLHVVLAESLQEALPELSERPAGVESPAELQFYLVLALALLSALFLLSLLLALLARLRRAGPPPVLRCLGAQRFSLASAAFPADFCEGTLPYSYNLCVAPGRAVTEATCLSPPSLPAEDLLGGESCTKPSPNSTTGSGDPHTAPDAPQWLALHFPRIVKFRVLPS is encoded by the exons ATGGAAGCCAGGCACGCCGTAATCCAGACCTGGAGCCCAGTATGGTGGCCAGCAGCCGGacgagtgctgctgctgaccgctgtgctgctgggtttgtgctGCCGAGCAACACCGGAGCCGATCCGCTACTCCATCCCcgaggagctgagcagaggctcGCTGGTGGGGCCGCTGGCGCgggacctggggctgagccCGGCCGAGCTGCCGGCACGCAAGCTGCGGCTAACGTCCGCCGCTAAACGGCAGCTGCAATACTTCACCGTAAGCGAGGAGAGCGGAGAGCTGTACGTGAGCGAGAGGCTGGACCGGGAGGAGATGTGCGGCGAGGCACTGACCTGCTCCGTCAGATTCGAGGCACTGGTGGACAACCCTCTCAACGTTTTCCACGTCGAGGTGGCCATCCAGGACGTCAACGACAACTCCCCGACCTTCCTGCGAGATAATTTTCATCTGGAAATGAACGAGTTGACGTCTCCTGGAGCGCGTTTTGTCGTGGGACCCGCCAAGGACGCAGATGTGGGTAGCAACTCCCTGCAGAGCTACGAGCTAGAGGTAAACAAGTACTTTGATGTAGAAATGAAGGAGAAGCAGGACGGTAGCAAGCTTGCGGAACTGGTGCTGCGCCAGCCGCTTGACAGGGAGAGCGAGCAGAGCCTGCGCCTGGTGCTCACGGCGCTGGACGGCGGCGACCCGCCCCGCAGCGGCACCGCCCAGCTCTGCATCAACGTCACCGATGCCAACGACAACGCCCCCGTGTTCGCGCAGCACCGGTACCGCGTGAGCCTGCAGGAGAACGCATCGCCAGGCTCGGTGGTGATGAACGTAATGGCCACCGACGCTGACGCCGGCACGAATGCTCTCATCACCTACGGCTTCGGAGAAATGCCAGCCGAGTTGCTTCGGTTATTTGTGATGGACGCAGAGAGTGGGATCATCACACTGCAGGGAAAGCTCGATTTCGAACAGACGCGAGGCTACACGCTACTGGTGGAAGCAAGGGACGGGGGCGGCCTGGTAACACACTGCGAGGTGGAGTTAGAGGTGATGGACGTGAATGACAACGCGCCCGAAATCACGGTGCTGTCTGTTTCGAGTCCGGTACCAGAGgatgctcctgcaggcagcattgTGGCCCTGGTGAACGTGAAGGACCCGGACTCCGGGGAGAACGGTCAGGTGCAGTGCGAGCTGTCGGGAGAGGCGCCGCTGTCGCTCGTGTCATCCTCGGGCGGCTCGTACAAGGTGGTGACGGCGAGCGCGCTGGACCGGGAGCAGGCAGCCGAGCACCGCGTGACGCTGGTGGCCAGGGACCGGGGCAGCCCGGCGCTGTCGAGCAGCgctgagctggtgctggaggtgtcGGACGTGAACGACAACGCACCGGTGTTCGAGGAGGAGGTCTACAGCGCTTATGTGGAGGAGAACAACGCGGCGGGAGCGCAGGTGCTGCGCGTGCTGGCTCGGGACGCGGACGCGGGCGCCAACGGGCGCGTCAGCTactggctggagggaggcaGCGCAGGCGAGGCGCCACCGCCGGTGTCCGTGGAGGCGCGGAGCGGCGCCGTGTACGCGCAGCGCTCCTTCGACTACGAGCAGTGCCGCGAGTTCGCCGTGGCGGTAAGGGCGCAGGACGGCGGAGTGCCGGCGCGCAGCTCCACGGCCACGGTGCGCATCTTCGTGCTGGACCGCAACGACAACGCGCCGCGGGTGCTGTGGCCGACGACAGCAGCGGCGTCAGGAGGCGAAACGGCGCCGTTCGAGGTGGTGCCGCGCTCGGCAGAGGCCGGCTACCTGGTGGCCAAGGTGGTGGCGGTGGACGCGGACGCGGGGCGCAACGCGTGGCTGTCGTACGAGCTGGTGCAGGCGGCGGAGCCGGCGCTCTTCCGCCTGGGGCTGCACAGCGGCGAGGTGCGCACGGCGCGGGCCGTGTCGGAGCGCGACGCGGGCAAGCAGCGGCTGGTGGCGCTGGTGAAGGACCACGGGCAGCCGGCGCTGTCGGCCACGGCCACGCTGCACGTGGTGCTGGCCGAGAGCTTGCAGGAGGCGCTGCCGGAGCTGAGCGAGCGCCCGGCGGGCGTGGAGTCGCCGGCGGAGCTGCAGTTCTACCTGGTGCTGGCGCTGGCGCTGCTCTCGGCGCTcttcctgctcagcctgctgctggccctgctggcgCGGCTGCGGAGGGCCGGGCCGCCGCCCGTGCTGCGCTGCCTGGGCGCGCAGCGCTTCTCTCTGGCCAGTGCCGCCTTCCCGGCCGACTTCTGCGAGGGCACCTTGCCCTACTCCTACAACCTGTGCGTGGCTCCGGGACGCGCTGTCACCGAGGCCACCTGTTTGTCTCCCCCCAGCCTGCCCGCGGAGGATCTGCTGGGCGGGGAGTCCTGCACGAAGCCGAGCCCAAATAGCACCACCGGCTCTGGAGACCCTCACACAGCCCCTGACGCACCGCAG TGGTTAGCTCTTCATTTCCCAAGAATTGTGAAGTTCCGGGTTCTTCCCTCGTGA
- the LOC135185455 gene encoding protocadherin gamma-B5-like encodes MAGRQSPNSSESRSPSSGRRRVTERVLLLLTLLLSLCCRAEPEPIRYAIPEELDRGSLVGPLARDLGLSPAELPARKLRLSAEKQYFSVSGDTGNLYVSERLDREGMCGKTLTCSVSFEVLLHNPLNVLHVEVAIQDVNDNAPRFLRDHFQLEINELTPPGARFYLGMAEDADVGSNSLQGYELEANSYFEVEAKESEDGSKFAELVLHRALDREREQSLRLMLTALDGGDPPRSGTAQLYINVTDANDNPPVFTQDRYRVSLREDAPLGSMVLNVSATDADYGTNARITYSFGETPAKVLQKFTVDAERGTITLQEALDFEDTRSFTLAIEARDGGGLVAHCKVEVEVLDVNDNAPEVILTSVSSPVPEDAPISTVVALVKVRDRDSGENGQVRCELSGEAPLSLVASSGGSYKVVTASALDREQAAEHRVTLVARDRGSPALSSSAELVLEVSDVNDNAPVFEEEVYSAYVAENNAAGAQVLSVLARDADAGANGRVSYWLEGGSAGEAPPPVSVEAQSGAVYAQRSFDYEQCREFAVAVRAQDGGVPARSSTATVRIFMLDRNDNAPRVLWPTTAAAAGGETAPFEVVPRSAEAGYLVAKVVAVDADAGRNAWLSYELVQAAEPALFRLGLHSGEVRTARAVSERDAGKQRLVALVKDHGQPALSATATLHVVLAESLQEALPELSERPAGVESPAELQFYLVLALALLSALFLLSLLLALLARLRRAGPPPVLRCLGAQRFSLASAAFPADFCEGTLPYSYNLCVAPGRTLTEAACLPPPLPSLPAEVLLGEEPCGKQDPSNNADGGDLAATSDAPQYSLHPYVFRQFNDTVITSVTSIKQGIAVIRLKTSFEIRGISGAERASHVCREEAAGAAVDQEGAEGSRSVAASPARRSPARSLAVSESDRAASVSAASSRAAESQRGRRQRAAEARRGKSEPEADLDS; translated from the exons ATGGCGGGCAGGCAGAGCCCGAACTCGAGCGAAAGCCGGAGCCCCAGCTCTGGGCGGCGGCGAGTAACCGAgcgagtgctgctgctgctaactcTGCTGCTAAGCTTGTGCTGCCGGGCGGAGCCGGAGCCGATCCGCTATGCAATTCCCGAGGAGCTGGACAGAGGCTCGCTGGTGGGGCCGCTGGCGCgggacctggggctgagccCGGCCGAGCTGCCGGCACGCAAGCTGCGCCTCAGCGCCGAGAAGCAATACTTCAGCGTGAGCGGAGACACCGGCAACCTGTACGTGAGTGAGAGATTGGACCGGGAGGGGATGTGCGGCAAGACACTGACCTGCTCCGTCAGCTTCGAGGTTCTACTACACAACCCGCTCAACGTTTTGCACGTGGAAGTGGCCATCCAGGATGTAAACGACAATGCGCCGCGCTTCTTACGAGACCATTTCCAGCTGGAAATCAACGAGTTGACTCCTCCCGGCGCCCGCTTTTACCTGGGCATGGCCGAAGATGCCGATGTGGGCAGCAATTCCCTGCAGGGCTACGAACTGGAAGCCAACAGCTACTTCGAGGTAGAGGCGAAGGAGAGCGAGGACGGGAGCAAGTTCGCGGAGCTGGTGCTGCACCGAGCCCTGGACcgggagagagagcagagcctccgTCTGATGCTCACGGCGCTGGACGGCGGCGACCCGCCCCGAAGCGGCACCGCCCAGCTCTACATCAACGTCACCGACGCTAACGACAACCCTCCCGTGTTCACGCAGGACCGGTACCGCGTGAGCCTGCGCGAGGACGCGCCTCTGGGCTCGATGGTGCTGAACGTCTCGGCCACAGACGCAGACTATGGAACCAACGCTCGTATCACCTATAGCTTCGGAGAAACGCCGGCCAAGGTGCTTCAGAAATTTACGGTGGACGCGGAGAGAGGGACCATCACGCTGCAGGAAGCGCTGGACTTCGAAGACACGCGTTCATTTACCTTGGCCATTGAGGCAAGGGATGGGGGCGGTCTGGTGGCACACTGCAAGGTGGAGGTTGAAGTGCTGGATGTGAACGACAACGCACCGGAAGTGATATTGACCTCTGTGTCGAGCCCGGTGCCCGAGGACGCTCCCATCAGCACTGTGGTAGCGCTGGTGAAAGTGCGGGACCGTGACTCCGGGGAGAACGGTCAGGTGCGGTGTGAGCTGTCGGGAGAGGCGCCGCTGTCGCTCGTGGCGTCGTCGGGAGGCTCTTACAAGGTGGTGACGGCGAGCGCGCTGGACCGGGAGCAGGCAGCCGAGCACCGCGTGACGCTGGTGGCCAGGGACCGGGGCAGCCCGGCGCTGTCGAGCAGCgctgagctggtgctggaggtgtcGGACGTGAACGACAACGCACCGGTGTTCGAGGAGGAGGTCTACAGCGCTTACGTGGCCGAGAACAACGCGGCGGGAGCGCAGGTGCTGAGCGTGCTGGCTCGGGACGCGGACGCGGGCGCCAACGGGCGCGTCAGCTactggctggagggaggcaGCGCAGGCGAGGCGCCACCGCCGGTGTCCGTGGAGGCGCAAAGCGGCGCCGTGTACGCGCAGCGCTCCTTCGACTACGAGCAGTGCCGCGAGTTTGCGGTGGCGGTAAGGGCTCAGGACGGCGGGGTGCCGGCGCGCAGCTCCACGGCCACGGTGCGCATCTTCATGCTGGACCGCAACGACAACGCGCCGCGGGTGCTCTGGCCGACGACAGCAGCGGCGGCAGGAGGCGAAACGGCGCCGTTCGAGGTGGTGCCGCGCTCGGCAGAGGCCGGCTACCTGGTGGCCAAGGTGGTGGCGGTGGACGCGGACGCGGGGCGCAACGCGTGGCTGTCGTACGAGCTGGTGCAGGCGGCGGAGCCGGCGCTCTTCCGCCTGGGGCTGCACAGCGGCGAGGTGCGCACGGCGCGGGCCGTGTCGGAGCGCGACGCGGGCAAGCAGCGGCTGGTGGCGCTGGTGAAGGACCACGGGCAGCCGGCGCTGTCGGCCACGGCCACGCTGCACGTGGTGCTGGCCGAGAGCTTGCAGGAGGCGCTGCCGGAGCTGAGCGAGCGCCCGGCGGGCGTGGAGTCGCCGGCGGAGCTGCAGTTCTACCTGGTGCTGGCGCTGGCGCTGCTCTCGGCGCTcttcctgctcagcctgctgctggccctgctggcgCGGCTGCGGAGGGCCGGGCCGCCGCCCGTGCTGCGCTGCCTGGGCGCGCAGCGCTTCTCTCTGGCCAGTGCCGCCTTCCCGGCCGACTTCTGCGAGGGCACCTTGCCCTACTCCTACAACCTGTGCGTGGCTCCGGGACGCACCCTCACCGAGGCTGCTTGTCTGCCTCCGCCGCTTCCCAGCCTTCCCGCggaagtgctgcttggggaggaGCCTTGTGGAAAGCAAGACCCGAGTAACAACGCCGACGGGGGAGACCTAGCTGCCACCTCCGATGCACCACAG TATTCGCTGCATCCGTACGTGTTCCGCCAGTTTAATGATACTGTAATTACTTCAGTGACTTCAATAAAGCAAGGCATTGCTGTCATCCGATTAAAAACTAGCTTCGAGATCAGAGGAATATCGGGAGCAGAAAGAGCGAGCCATGTG TGCCGGGAGGAGGCTGCGGGCGCCGCTGTTGACCAAGAAGGAGCCGAAGGAAGCCGGAGCGTTGCAGCCAGCCCCGCCCGCCGCAGCCCGGCCCGCTCGCTGGCTGTCTCGGAGTCCGACCGCGCTGCGAGCGTCTCCGctgcctccagcagagctgcagagagccagagggGACGGCGGCAGCGAGCGGCAGAGGCCCGCAGAGGGAAATCGGAGCCAGAGGCGGATCTCGATTCCTGA
- the LOC135185454 gene encoding LOW QUALITY PROTEIN: protocadherin gamma-B5-like (The sequence of the model RefSeq protein was modified relative to this genomic sequence to represent the inferred CDS: inserted 2 bases in 1 codon; deleted 2 bases in 2 codons) has translation MQRQEGGVRRVLITMAGRHSSRRSSGRRRVAERVLPIAVLLGLCCRAAPEPIRYTVREETDRGSLVGPLARDLGLNPTELPARKLRLSAEKQYFGVSEDTGNLYVSERMDREEMCGKAPTCSVSFETLVHNPLNVFHVEVTIQDINDNAPHFLQDHFQLEINELTSPGARFYLGMAEDADVGSNSLQGYELETNRYFEVEAKESEDGSKFAELVLRRALDREREQSLRLLLTALDGGDPPRSGTAQLCINVTDANDNPPVFTQDRYRVSLREDAPLGSMVLNVSATDADAGTNALITYGFGKMPARVLQKFTVDAERGTITLQEALDFEDTRSLPWPWRQRTAGGLVAHCKVEVEVLDVNDNAPEVILTSVSSPVPEDAPIGTVVALMKVRDRDSGENGQVRCELSGEAPLSLVASSGGSYKVVTASALDREQAAEHRVTLVARDRGSPALSSSAELVLEVSDVNDNAPVFEEEVYSAYVAENNAAGAQVLSVLARDADAGANGRVSYWLEEQQRGHSACACXSVEARSGAVYAQRSFDYEQCREFAVAVRAQDGGSPARSSTATVRIFVLDRNDNAPRVLWPTTAAAAGGETPPFEVVPRSAEAGYLVAKVVAVDADAGRNAWLSYELVQAAEPALFRLGLHSGEVRTARAVSERDAGKQRLVALVKDHGQPALSATATLHVVLAESLQEALPELSERPAGVESPAELQFYLVLALALLSTLFLLSLLLALLARLRRAGPPAVLRCLGAQRFSLASAAFPADFCEGTLPYSYNLCVAPGRALTEATCLPPPLPSLPAEELLGGESCEKQNPSSSSAVAGDPPADRNTMQVGKPELPSF, from the exons ATGCAGCGACAGGAGGGAGGAGTGAGGCGAGTGCTAATCACAATGGcgggcaggcacagctccagacgGAGTTCTGGGCGGCGGCGAGTAGCCGAGCGAGTGCTGCCGATCGCTGTGCTGCTGGGTCTGTGCTGCCGGGCGGCGCCGGAGCCGATCCGCTACACAGTCCGTGAGGAGACGGACAGAGGCTCGCTGGTGGGGCCGCTGGCACGGGACCTGGGGCTGAACCCGACCGAGCTGCCGGCACGCAAGCTGCGCCTTAGCGCCGAGAAGCAATACTTCGGCGTGAGCGAGGACACCGGCAACCTGTATGTGAGCGAGAGAATGGACCGGGAGGAGATGTGCGGCAAGGCACCGACCTGCTCCGTCAGCTTCGAGACGCTGGTGCACAACCCGCTCAACGTTTTCCACGTCGAGGTGACCATCCAGGACATCAATGACAACGCACCGCACTTCCTCCAAGACCATTTCCAGCTGGAAATCAACGAGTTGACTTCTCCCGGCGCCCGCTTTtacctgggcatggcagaagaCGCGGACGTGGGCAGCAATTCCTTGCAGGGCTACGAGCTCGAGACCAACAGGTACTTTGAGGTAGAGGCGAAGGAGAGCGAGGACGGCAGCAAGTTTGCGGAACTGGTGCTGCGCCGAGCCCTGGACcgggagagagagcagagcctgcgaCTGTTGCTTACAGCGCTGGACGGCGGCGACCCGCCCCGCAGCGGCACCGCCCAGCTCTGCATCAACGTCACCGACGCTAACGACAACCCTCCCGTGTTCACGCAGGACCGGTACCGCGTGAGCCTGCGCGAGGACGCGCCTCTGGGCTCGATGGTGCTGAACGTTTCGGCCACCGACGCTGACGCCGGCACGAATGCCCTCATTACCTACGGCTTCGGGAAAATGCCGGCCAGAGTGCTTCAAAAGTTCACAGTGGACGCGGAGAGAGGGACCATCACGCTGCAGGAAGCGCTGGACTTCGAGGACACGCGTTCATTACCTTGGCCGTGGAGGCAACGGACGGCGGGCGGTCTGGTGGCGCACTGC AAGGTAgaggtggaggtgctggatgTGAACGACAACGCACCAGAAGTGATATTGACCTCTGTGTCGAGCCCGGTGCCCGAGGACGCTCCGATCGGCACTGTGGTAGCCCTGATGAAAGTGCGGGACCGTGACTCCGGGGAGAACGGTCAGGTGCGGTGCGAGCTGTCGGGAGAGGCGCCGCTGTCGCTCGTGGCGTCGTCGGGAGGCTCGTACAAGGTGGTGACGGCGAGCGCGCTGGACCGGGAGCAGGCAGCCGAGCACCGCGTGACGCTGGTGGCCAGGGACCGGGGCAGCCCGGCGCTGTCGAGCAGCgctgagctggtgctggaggtgtcGGACGTGAACGACAACGCACCGGTGTTCGAGGAGGAGGTCTACAGCGCCTACGTGGCCGAGAACAACGCGGCGGGAGCGCAGGTGCTGAGCGTGCTGGCTCGGGACGCGGACGCGGGCGCCAACGGGCGCGTCAGCTactggctggaggagcagcagcgcGGGCACAGTGCCTGCGCCTG GTCCGTGGAAGCGCGAAGTGGCGCCGTGTACGCACAGCGCTCCTTCGACTACGAGCAGTGCCGCGAGTTCGCCGTGGCGGTAAGGGCGCAGGACGGCGGGAGT CCGGCGCGCAGCTCCACGGCCACGGTGCGCATCTTCGTGCTGGACCGCAACGACAACGCGCCGCGGGTGCTCTGGCCGACGACAGCAGCGGCGGCAGGAGGCGAAACGCCGCCGTTCGAGGTGGTGCCGCGCTCGGCAGAGGCCGGCTACCTGGTGGCCAAGGTGGTGGCGGTGGACGCGGACGCGGGGCGCAACGCGTGGCTGTCGTACGAGCTGGTGCAGGCGGCGGAGCCGGCGCTCTTCCGCCTGGGGCTGCACAGCGGCGAGGTGCGCACGGCGCGGGCCGTGTCGGAGCGCGACGCGGGCAAGCAGCGGCTGGTGGCGCTGGTGAAGGACCACGGGCAGCCGGCGCTGTCGGCCACGGCCACGCTTCACGTGGTGCTGGCCGAGAGCTTGCAGGAGGCGCTGCCGGAGCTGAGCGAGCGCCCGGCGGGCGTGGAGTCGCCGGCGGAGCTGCAGTTCTACCTGGTGCTGGCGCTGGCGCTGCTCTCGACGCTcttcctgctcagcctgctgctggccctacTGGCGCGGCTGCGGAGGGCCGGGCCGCCCGCCGTGCTGCGCTGCCTGGGCGCGCAGCGCTTCTCTCTGGCCAGTGCCGCCTTCCCGGCCGACTTCTGCGAGGGCACCTTGCCCTACTCCTACAATCTGTGCGTGGCACCGGGACGCGCCCTGACCGAGGCCACCTGTCTACCTccgcctctgcccagcctgcccgcGGAGGAGTTGCTCGGCGGGGAGTCTTGCGAGAAGCAGAACccgagcagcagcagcgctgtCGCAGGAGATCCTCCCGCAGACCGTAACACCATGCAGGTCGGTAAGCCTGAGCTGCCTTCTTTTTAA